The genome window GAAAACACTCAGGTACTTGTAACATAATATGCAATGGCTATATGTACgcacacatatattttgtcacttatttatgtttaacTCCTTTCTTTGCATGGTTGTACAGGTGGATATATCGACAAACTCAATGATATTGAAGATATAGGAACATCTGTCACAAAtgcttttaaaattttatcaaaGAGGctttatgaaaatgatattaaaataacTGTTGCAACGTTTTCAGGTGAAATGCGTGAGCATGTTTTCATTTCTTATTTTACCTGACCATTTCTTATTTTGCCTGATCATTTCTTATTTTACCTgaccatttttttattttcatatttaacGCCTGAATAGATGACGAGACGATTCGATATAGTAAGGGAAAGTCACCATCTTTGATCGCAGGAGAAGAATTAATTCAGCattgtattaaaaatagCAATTGTGAAACCAAAATAGAACGGGTTTATGCATATTACCCCTAGTAATACGAAATACACAAAATTCATAAAACTAGCGAAACAACTCATAAACTAGcgaaaatataaactacttttttatgttcatatttttttagttattATAAGGAAccgaaaaaatatatggcCCTTGGATTAAAAGAGCCAATGTCCAACGACAAATcttatcatttaaaaagGGTATAG of Plasmodium berghei ANKA genome assembly, chromosome: 6 contains these proteins:
- a CDS encoding rhoptry protein, putative, whose product is MSENSSIEGNDIGEKIAAIKKYLEAFDHQNEAKSIHGFVDLLKKINIKMAVFDFDLTLIGKHSGGYIDKLNDIEDIGTSVTNAFKILSKRLYENDIKITVATFSDDETIRYSKGKSPSLIAGEELIQHCIKNSNCETKIERVYAYYPYYYKEPKKYMALGLKEPMSNDKSYHLKRIRNEFSVNINEIIFFDDDVKNCISAQREGYITFNVTGKKGFNFKDIKLMQ